A portion of the Rhizoctonia solani chromosome 6, complete sequence genome contains these proteins:
- a CDS encoding Fungal specific transcription factor domain has product MEHGNPISSSSAELSPATGRDNSDSSEALLVEGRYNSLDGVASSSSASIKTPGVCHEETFNNKPDKNSLASTSKAWTSWDQPPVSLRISTLDDSHINPSPQQLFALSTRIPSARFENPKVFFHSVTFEDYVLAHGRSDQDLASREAYDRLGNCLEVQLLKTKMGHSSSIYKVLRTATPTFLQMVYADPKLWSESRDLTSIPLGQIVTSTHHALSHFALTDSLSAMAFGLPQQVEYDTIDYIPTSCPVPFEWGHSTPAIFQVLLADINACRDKQLGARTWKDLEQQLLAWEAQSDYYNASWETWMISAWFAVQESWRLALLVYLYMAVCGRPSDDGEVQVCTQQIFEVISMVKQPVSSKVSVPLFVQYLMAGICAQSESQRTLARNRLSTVSETRLWLMRGRDFVPVLEHLWQGVAANGQPVRWSDYLASREAVLPVAP; this is encoded by the exons ATGGAACACGGCAATCCAATATCTTCCTCATCAGCTGAACTCAGTCCTGCCACTGGTCGTGACAACAGTGACTCCTCAGAGGCGCTGTTAGTAGAAGGTCGTTATAAT AGTCTAGATGGTGTAGCATCGTCATCGTCAGCTTCCATCAAAACCCCTGGTGTTTGCCACGAAGAAACGTTCAACAATAAACCCGACAAAAATTCCCTCGCCTCGACTTCCAAAGCGTGGACTTCCTGGGACCAGCCACCGGTTTCTTTACGCATCTCAACACTTGACGATTCGCACATCAACCCGTCACCCCAACAACTGTTTGCGCTCTCAACTCGAATACCAAGCGCTCGATTTGAGAACCCAAAGGTTTTCTTCCACAGTGTTACATTTGAAGATTACGTACTTGCACATG GGCGCTCTGACCAAGATCTTGCTTCTCGTGAAGCGTACGACCGGTTAGGGAATTGTTTGGAG GTCCAACTTTTAAAAACCAAGATGGGACATAGCTCCAGCATATACAAGGTTCTCCGAACTGCCACACCCACTTTTCTACAGATGGTCTATGCTGATCCCAAGCTCTGGTCGGAGTCTCGAGATCTCACATCCATTCCTTTGGGGCAAATCGTCACCTCAACTCACCACGCGCTCTCACATTTTGCACTAACAGACTCTCTATCTGCAATGGCGTTTGGGCTACCCCAACAAGTAGAATACGATACTATTGATTATATTCCTACGAGCTGCCCGGTGCCTTTTGAGTGGGGCCACAGCACACCCGCCATATTCCAGGTGTTGCTCGCTGATATCAATGCGTGCCGCGACAAACAGCTTGGGGCCCGAACTTGGAAGGACCTCGAGCAACAACTCTTAGCCTGGGAAGCACAGTCAGACTACTATAATGCATCTTGGGAAACTTGGATGATAAGCGCGTGGTTTGCGGTGCAAGAGAGCTGGAGACTCGCACTGTTGGTCTACTTGTATATG GCGGTGTGCGGTAGACCATCAGATGACGGAGAAGTTCAAGTATGCACGCAACAAATATTTGAAGTAATCAGCATGGTGAAGCAACCAGTGTCTTCGAAAGTAAGCGTACCTTTATTTGTTCAATATCTGATG GCCGGGATATGTGCCCAGAGTGAGAGTCAAAGAACACTCGCACGGAATCGATTGTCTACTGTTTCAGAAACAAGACTCTGGTTGATGCGTGGAAGGGATTTTGTTCCAGTGCTCGAACATTTGTGGCAGGGCGTGGCTGCCAATGGTCAACCAGTTAGATGGAGTGACTATCTTGCTTCTCGTGAAGCCGTGCTTCCAGTCGCACCTTAG
- a CDS encoding aldo/keto reductase family protein, giving the protein MAQIATIAGVPVVKIGHGLMSMTTKPEPLSDDQCFESIIAGINAAPSNAKVFLNSGEFYGVPPHVTTNLELLNRFFTKYPEHAERTFLEEGIARSINNIIEKLGPNKKIDLFQPARIDPEISIEETMTTLNKYVEYGKIGSIGLSECSEATLVRASKVGSIAAVEIEVSFWSYEKETRKVIAAAHKLGTVVAAYSPLGSGFLTGEVPQELPKGDLRNRFPRFQGEAFENNLNLVNALKQIAGRKNLTLAQLCLAWVCSLGPHVVPIPSSTRAERTLENLAAASVALTAEDHADINCAVELNPVSGTRYPESGMKLLWG; this is encoded by the exons ATGGCACAGATTGCTACTATTGCCGGGGTTCCGGTCGTCAAAATCGGTCATGGCCTCATGTCG ATGACAACAAAGCCAGAGCCGCTTTCCGATGACCAATGCTTCGAATCAATCATTGCGGGAATTAATGCTGCCCCCTCGAACGCAAAAGTGTTTTTGAACAGTG GAGAGTTTTATGGAGTACCGCCCCATGTAACCACCAATTTAGAACTCCTGAACAGATTCTTCACGAAGTATCCCGAGCATGCCGAGCGGACTTTCTT GGAGGAAGGAATCGCGCGTAGCATCAATAATATCATCGAAAAACTTGGGCCTAACAAGAAGATAGATCTATTCCAGCCAGCCCG GATTGACCCTGAAATTTCCATAGAGGAAACCATGACCACGCTCAATAAATATG TTGAATATGGGAAGATAGGGTCAATCGGCTTATCTGAGTGCTCAGAAGCCACTTTGGTGCGGGCTAGCAAG GTCGGAAGCATTGCGGCTGTTGAAATAGAAGTCTCGTTTTGGTCATACGAAAAGGAAACGCGTAAAG TAATTGCCGCAGCACATAAGCTTGGTACTGTTGTAGCCGCATATTCACCTTTGGGAAGCGGATTTCTGACCGGAGAGGTGCCGCAGGAGTTGCCTAAAGGTGATCTCCGGAACCGTTTCCCTCGCTTCCAAGGAGAG GCATTTGAAAACAACTTGAATTTAGTCAATGCGCTGAAACAAATTGCTGGCCGGAAAAACCTGACCCTTGCCCAACTTTGTTTAGCATGGGTATGTTCACTTGGCCCGCATGTTGTACCCATTCCCAGCTCCAC GCGCGCGGAGAGAACTTTGGAAAATTTAGCTGCCGCCTCAGTAGCGCTCACGGCGGAAGACCATGCAGACATCAACTGTGCCGTTGAGCTGAACCCAGTGTCTGGCACTCGTTACCCCGAGTCAGGCATGAAACTTCTCTGGGGATAG